Proteins co-encoded in one Candidatus Kapaibacterium sp. genomic window:
- a CDS encoding ABC transporter permease, which yields MASRTVLWLLLWRWLLLRRRWGIIQIIAALSVVGIGIGTATLLSVLSIFKGFHQAVQVLLLRYEPHLRILPARGQWLSVTEDTLQRYARTVGARAVLPMISQKFLLQRGESFAAAVLIAAPEEALREATDIEQSILAGEFDLRHDGLPTAVAGAGIAERLRLLPGDTVRLWSPAMIEQMAVGLSWGQGVPVQVVGIFQAPAGEEQSFALYVNAAFGRRLLQLPPQTWSGIALWLPQTEQTDWAVKTLRQMLPTSLQAVPWYEFHRQLYDVLRLERLGTFAVLSLIVVVAVFNVAASLWMSVVQKSRELALLRALGLQARDIQRLYRWQGVVLGVVGIGLGMLGGLGFYWGQQHFGWFRLDPLRYILSRLPVFLELWDVVLIIGVAFALVLFASAYPAWRAGRQQITEALREE from the coding sequence ATGGCTTCTCGAACGGTTCTGTGGCTCTTGCTATGGCGGTGGCTACTGCTGCGCCGGCGGTGGGGGATCATCCAGATAATCGCTGCCCTGTCAGTCGTTGGGATTGGGATTGGGACAGCAACGTTGCTGAGCGTGTTGAGCATCTTCAAGGGGTTTCATCAGGCGGTACAGGTGCTGCTTCTCCGCTATGAGCCGCACCTTCGGATTCTGCCGGCGCGTGGGCAGTGGCTCAGCGTTACGGAAGACACGCTCCAGCGATACGCCCGTACAGTAGGAGCGCGAGCAGTCTTGCCGATGATTTCGCAGAAGTTCCTCCTCCAGCGCGGAGAGTCCTTTGCCGCGGCAGTCCTCATTGCGGCTCCAGAGGAGGCCCTACGGGAAGCTACGGACATCGAGCAGAGCATCCTCGCAGGGGAGTTCGACCTTCGGCATGATGGACTGCCCACAGCTGTCGCTGGTGCTGGGATTGCTGAACGTTTGCGGCTCTTGCCAGGTGATACGGTGAGGCTCTGGAGTCCGGCAATGATAGAGCAGATGGCTGTCGGACTTTCCTGGGGCCAAGGTGTCCCTGTGCAGGTTGTGGGCATCTTCCAAGCGCCTGCGGGGGAAGAGCAGAGCTTTGCCCTCTACGTGAATGCCGCTTTTGGACGTCGACTGCTCCAGCTCCCGCCACAGACGTGGAGCGGCATCGCCCTCTGGTTGCCGCAGACGGAGCAGACAGATTGGGCGGTAAAGACTCTTCGGCAGATGCTCCCGACCTCACTCCAAGCGGTTCCGTGGTACGAGTTCCACCGGCAGCTCTACGATGTGCTTCGCTTGGAGCGATTGGGAACGTTCGCCGTCTTGAGCTTGATTGTAGTAGTAGCGGTCTTCAACGTTGCGGCTTCGCTCTGGATGAGCGTCGTCCAGAAAAGCCGTGAGCTAGCTCTTCTGCGCGCCTTGGGGCTGCAAGCTCGAGATATCCAGCGGCTGTACCGATGGCAGGGAGTTGTGCTTGGGGTGGTTGGCATTGGACTAGGAATGCTCGGCGGACTGGGGTTCTACTGGGGACAGCAGCATTTTGGGTGGTTTCGCTTAGACCCCTTGCGCTACATCTTGTCGCGGCTGCCGGTCTTCCTCGAGCTCTGGGACGTTGTGCTCATCATTGGGGTTGCCTTTGCACTTGTGCTCTTCGCCAGTGCCTATCCTGCCTGGCGGGCCGGGCGGCAGCAGATTACCGAAGCGCTACGTGAAGAGTAG